The following proteins are encoded in a genomic region of Amycolatopsis sulphurea:
- a CDS encoding phosphomannomutase/phosphoglucomutase, with translation MPDLSGIVKAYDIRGVVGEQLDEALVRDFGAAFALLVKTEAPTVVIGHDMRDSSPGLSAAFAEGVTSQGLDVVSIGLCSTDELYFASGSLNLPGAMFTASHNPAKYNGIKMCRSGAAPVGQDTGLAEIRDTVEQGVPVFEGRRGSVTERDVLGEYAGYLRGLVDLSGSRPLKVVVDAGNGMGGHTVPTVFAGLPIEIVPMYFELDGTFPNHEANPLDPKNIVDLQAKVRETGADAGLAFDGDADRCFVVDERGEPVSPSAITALVAVRELVKEPGGTIIHNLITSTGVPEIVAEHGGKPMRTRVGHSFIKAEMARTGAIFGGEHSAHYYFRDFWRADTGMLAALHVLAALGEQDGPLSALTQDFSRYAASGEINSTVDDQVARMLAVKDAYAGKSGAQIDELDGLTVRLAGGAWFNLRPSNTEPLLRLNVEAADRTAVQALTDDVLALVRG, from the coding sequence GTGCCAGACCTTTCCGGCATCGTGAAGGCCTACGACATTCGTGGCGTGGTCGGCGAACAGCTCGACGAGGCCCTGGTACGGGACTTCGGGGCAGCATTCGCACTGCTGGTCAAGACCGAGGCGCCGACCGTGGTGATCGGTCACGACATGCGCGACTCTTCGCCGGGCCTGTCGGCGGCGTTCGCCGAGGGCGTCACCTCGCAGGGCCTTGACGTGGTGTCGATCGGCCTGTGCAGCACCGACGAGCTGTATTTCGCGTCCGGTTCGCTGAACCTGCCGGGTGCGATGTTCACCGCCAGCCACAATCCCGCGAAGTACAACGGCATCAAGATGTGCCGCTCCGGTGCCGCTCCGGTCGGGCAGGACACCGGGCTGGCCGAGATCCGCGACACGGTGGAACAGGGCGTGCCGGTCTTCGAGGGCAGGCGCGGCAGCGTCACCGAACGCGACGTGCTCGGGGAGTACGCCGGGTACCTGCGCGGCCTTGTCGACCTGAGCGGCTCGCGGCCGCTGAAGGTGGTCGTGGACGCGGGCAACGGGATGGGCGGGCACACCGTGCCGACGGTGTTCGCCGGCCTGCCCATCGAGATCGTGCCGATGTACTTCGAGCTCGACGGCACCTTCCCGAACCACGAGGCCAACCCGCTGGACCCGAAGAACATCGTCGACCTGCAGGCCAAGGTGCGCGAGACCGGCGCGGACGCGGGCCTGGCCTTCGACGGCGACGCGGACCGCTGCTTCGTCGTCGACGAGCGGGGCGAGCCGGTGTCGCCGAGCGCGATCACCGCGCTGGTCGCCGTGCGTGAGCTGGTCAAGGAGCCGGGTGGCACGATCATCCACAACCTGATCACCTCCACCGGGGTGCCGGAGATCGTCGCCGAGCACGGCGGCAAGCCGATGCGTACCCGGGTCGGGCACTCGTTCATCAAGGCCGAGATGGCCCGCACCGGCGCGATCTTCGGCGGCGAGCACTCCGCGCACTACTACTTCCGCGACTTCTGGCGGGCCGACACCGGCATGCTGGCCGCACTGCACGTGCTGGCCGCGCTCGGCGAGCAGGACGGTCCGCTGTCCGCGCTCACCCAGGACTTCTCCCGCTACGCCGCCTCCGGCGAGATCAACTCGACGGTGGACGACCAGGTGGCGCGGATGCTCGCGGTGAAGGACGCCTACGCGGGCAAGTCCGGCGCGCAGATCGACGAGCTGGACGGGCTGACCGTGCGGCTGGCCGGCGGCGCGTGGTTCAACCTGCGTCCCTCGAACACCGAACCGCTGCTGCGGCTCAACGTGGAGGCGGCCGACCGGACCGCGGTGCAGGCGCTGACCGACGACGTGCTGGCGCTGGTCCGTGGCTGA
- a CDS encoding metallopeptidase family protein, producing the protein MATARDYRQRQRLRRDRHGRGLRGTLYPASLPVATSRAERFDALVLDALEPIEARWRHELTKLDVAVDDVPEVREDGRTATDGVLHDGVVPLSRLVPAGVDRTGLPTRARIVLYRRPLEARAKDPAELADLVHDVLVEQVAGYLGVEPDVIEGD; encoded by the coding sequence GTGGCGACGGCTCGTGATTATCGACAACGGCAGCGGCTTCGGCGGGACCGGCACGGCCGGGGCCTGCGCGGAACGCTCTATCCGGCGTCCCTGCCCGTCGCGACCAGCCGCGCGGAGCGGTTCGACGCGCTGGTGCTCGACGCGCTGGAGCCGATCGAAGCGCGCTGGCGCCACGAGCTGACGAAGCTGGACGTCGCGGTCGACGACGTGCCCGAAGTCCGCGAGGACGGCCGTACCGCCACCGACGGCGTGCTGCACGACGGCGTGGTCCCGCTGTCCCGCCTGGTCCCGGCCGGGGTGGACCGTACCGGCCTGCCCACCCGCGCGCGGATCGTGCTGTACCGGCGCCCGCTGGAGGCCAGGGCGAAGGACCCCGCGGAGCTGGCCGACCTGGTACACGACGTCCTGGTCGAGCAGGTGGCCGGCTACCTCGGCGTCGAACCCGACGTGATCGAAGGCGACTGA
- a CDS encoding nucleotidyl transferase AbiEii/AbiGii toxin family protein, translating into MSSSEALTPFQVTVAQMFFELPQSDGFLLAGGAALVAQRLTNRPTQDLDFFASPGRGDVPDARDALEAAAAARGWQVRRIRDAITFCRLVVTGPDDLVLDLALDAPPRSPPTLTFLGPAFNREELAGKKVIALFDRAEARDFTDVYALSATYPKPRLLALAEQQDPGFDISVFSEMLRTLSRFADHELPVALEETFAVRHFFASWMAELTS; encoded by the coding sequence GTGAGCTCATCGGAAGCGCTGACCCCGTTTCAAGTAACAGTCGCGCAGATGTTCTTCGAGCTACCGCAAAGCGACGGTTTTCTGCTTGCCGGGGGCGCCGCACTGGTTGCACAACGCCTGACGAACCGGCCGACGCAGGACTTGGACTTCTTCGCCAGTCCCGGCCGCGGCGACGTGCCGGACGCCAGGGACGCCTTGGAAGCCGCCGCCGCAGCGCGTGGTTGGCAGGTGCGCCGGATCCGTGATGCCATCACGTTCTGCCGGCTGGTGGTGACCGGCCCGGACGATCTCGTGCTCGACTTGGCGCTCGACGCCCCGCCCCGCAGCCCGCCGACGTTGACCTTCCTTGGTCCGGCCTTCAATCGGGAAGAACTTGCGGGCAAGAAGGTGATAGCGCTCTTCGACCGTGCTGAAGCCCGTGACTTCACCGACGTATACGCCTTGTCCGCGACATATCCCAAGCCACGGCTACTCGCCCTCGCCGAGCAACAGGATCCCGGTTTCGACATCTCGGTGTTCAGCGAAATGTTGCGCACCCTGAGCCGCTTCGCCGACCATGAGCTTCCGGTCGCGCTCGAGGAGACATTCGCAGTGCGCCACTTCTTCGCAAGCTGGATGGCCGAGCTGACCTCCTGA
- a CDS encoding SIS domain-containing protein — protein MPTVLDDSLLDDPARLAEADRGGLLRAAAMAGAQVRATAEAAAEQELSERLDLGRPRSLVLIDRPGVSRTLTRLLASLLTPSCPVPVVLAESVPAWIGALDVVFAHTDDPGDRELAASLERAARFGASVVLSAPEDGPVAASVAGKGVLLAPRVPVPPEMAFPRGLAAGLLTANALGLLVADVQALADQLDLEAEKDYLARESFTNPAKALALRMAERVPLLWGLDPVAVAVGEHAAHAFAAHAAVVCDVEDYRQAMARPALWRSAQSGERERDIFADPGDGPEALAKRVLVVSVRTGPATEAARYQVGDLLPGADLVVPAEEIEADEVIRAAVLALRFEIAAVYLGLAAGSIGGAGRYAPVTA, from the coding sequence ATGCCGACAGTGCTTGACGATTCGCTGCTCGACGACCCCGCGCGGCTGGCCGAGGCCGACCGCGGGGGTCTGCTGCGGGCCGCCGCGATGGCCGGCGCGCAGGTGCGGGCGACTGCCGAGGCCGCGGCCGAGCAGGAACTGAGCGAGCGGCTCGACCTCGGCCGCCCTCGTTCGCTGGTGCTGATCGACCGCCCCGGCGTGAGCCGCACGCTGACCCGGCTGCTGGCCTCGCTGCTCACGCCGTCCTGCCCGGTGCCGGTCGTGCTGGCCGAATCCGTGCCCGCCTGGATCGGCGCGCTGGACGTGGTGTTCGCGCATACCGACGATCCCGGCGACCGCGAGCTGGCCGCTTCGCTGGAGCGGGCCGCCCGCTTCGGTGCGTCGGTGGTGCTGTCCGCGCCCGAGGACGGGCCGGTCGCGGCCTCCGTCGCGGGCAAGGGGGTGCTGCTCGCGCCACGGGTGCCGGTGCCGCCGGAGATGGCGTTCCCGCGTGGTCTTGCCGCCGGGCTGCTCACCGCGAACGCGCTGGGCCTGCTGGTCGCGGACGTGCAGGCGCTGGCCGACCAGCTCGATCTGGAAGCGGAGAAGGACTACTTGGCCCGGGAGTCGTTCACGAACCCGGCCAAGGCGCTCGCGCTGCGGATGGCCGAACGCGTGCCGCTGCTGTGGGGGCTGGATCCGGTGGCCGTCGCGGTCGGCGAGCACGCCGCGCACGCCTTCGCCGCGCATGCCGCGGTGGTGTGCGACGTAGAGGACTACCGGCAGGCGATGGCGCGGCCTGCGTTGTGGCGGTCGGCGCAGTCGGGTGAACGCGAGCGGGACATCTTCGCGGATCCCGGCGACGGCCCGGAGGCGCTCGCCAAGCGTGTGCTGGTGGTGTCGGTGCGGACCGGCCCGGCCACCGAGGCGGCCCGTTACCAGGTCGGGGATCTGCTGCCCGGGGCCGATCTGGTGGTGCCCGCCGAGGAGATCGAGGCCGACGAGGTGATCCGGGCCGCGGTGCTCGCACTGCGATTCGAAATCGCCGCCGTTTATCTCGGGCTTGCCGCGGGCAGCATCGGCGGGGCCGGCAGATACGCGCCGGTCACCGCCTGA
- a CDS encoding glycosyltransferase family 2 protein has translation MPRPVAPPAVRTLPVLAIVVCHDGEEWLPLALSALRRSTVRPRHVLAVDTGSTDRTAKLLAEAAAGASGPESAPVLSGVLTLPAGTGFGAAVAAAVEHAVQRWGDPGSWLWLLHDDCAPEPDCLEALLHTAEQNPSAKVLGPLALDWTDPRLIVEAGLSTDASGHRQHMAAPDGEPSEVLAVPSAGSLVQRELWHELGGFDENFPLLHEDLDFGWRANTVGSLVLSVPAARVRHARALTTGQRTPDATGRSLAALNRSHGLRVFLVNCSPASYWFGLVRLPLLLVLRALVFFVLRRTTEAGAELAALRYLCGGRGNLRAARATRRELPRPGTVRGLFTSRNTRLRNAIRAGVVGLVQRGVQNDVALGTVPDSVEQDSAWIPPEALAASGARPVGPAALPAGALRGLSSRGSRLQRPATVVAVALPEAPPQESEEDGEAPEVEARPTPVPRPAEPAAEPDLVFVAVDRRRVLAATVFAPPFVLVVVLTALALVINRGRLGLDLWGGQLLPVGGLGEIWSTYLSSWHPIAGGTGAPAPATLPVLGTLGAIFTPIGGPAALVAILLIADLPLAGLSAYVATRKLPVRRWVRAAIAAAYALLPAATASVAQGRLDVVVVHIVLPLVVAGLVRLLTRPGTRWLHVSALSAFGVALLGAFSPLAHGLALVGLLVGFIVLPAPSGLARRVASVGIVVILPLVLLLPWPTVLLRHPELLVQGLGGASAPASAADLAGLTPGGPGAWPIGVAVLAATLVALVVRPRREVAGGLALAILGVVGLFVVRQVQLTPLQGGTPAAGYAGVPLLFVGAGLLWTILATWQRGGRAAVPAPWLPKVLAVAGTVVVVALGVGAVLSGAEGPLTAQPRPQLASAVSAGRSVLDLSTGYSPVRQTGGRLAQFGDDELAPVAGTPERLAGWRRDLGQGDVATLRSTLAAAAASGVQYVILPAGTNAAAFADAARDLTAVAAPMSDGRPVLRLLPNTGEVALISPELAKKAVTRGGAPGVSPGVSPVDARLPDVRVRASEGPTGRLLVVAAEQEAGWQASVNGKTVPIVPAWGHQVAVSIPPQPSEISVTFPGTERGLLLLVQLAAVLFTALTAIPARRRGPGSAALPA, from the coding sequence GCCCCGTCGCCCCGCCCGCTGTGCGCACCCTGCCCGTACTGGCCATTGTGGTCTGTCACGACGGCGAGGAATGGCTGCCGCTGGCGCTTTCCGCCCTGCGGCGCAGCACGGTCCGGCCCCGGCACGTACTCGCGGTCGACACCGGATCCACCGACCGGACCGCGAAACTGCTCGCCGAAGCCGCCGCCGGCGCGAGCGGGCCGGAATCCGCGCCGGTGCTCTCCGGCGTGCTCACCCTGCCCGCCGGAACCGGCTTCGGCGCGGCGGTCGCGGCGGCCGTCGAACACGCCGTCCAGCGCTGGGGCGACCCCGGCTCCTGGCTGTGGCTGCTGCACGACGACTGCGCCCCCGAACCGGACTGCCTCGAAGCCCTCCTGCACACCGCCGAGCAGAACCCGTCCGCCAAAGTGCTCGGCCCCCTCGCACTCGACTGGACCGACCCACGGCTGATCGTCGAAGCCGGGCTGTCCACCGACGCCTCCGGCCACCGTCAGCACATGGCCGCACCCGACGGCGAACCCAGCGAAGTACTCGCCGTGCCCAGCGCAGGATCGTTGGTACAACGGGAACTCTGGCACGAACTCGGCGGCTTCGACGAGAATTTCCCGCTGCTGCACGAGGATCTCGACTTCGGCTGGCGCGCCAACACAGTCGGCTCACTGGTGCTTTCGGTGCCTGCGGCACGCGTACGGCACGCCCGCGCCCTCACCACCGGACAGCGCACCCCGGACGCGACCGGCCGCTCGCTCGCCGCACTGAACCGTTCCCACGGGCTACGGGTCTTCCTGGTGAACTGCTCGCCCGCGTCGTATTGGTTCGGGCTCGTCCGGCTGCCCTTGCTGCTGGTACTGCGCGCGCTGGTGTTCTTCGTGCTGCGCCGTACGACCGAGGCCGGCGCGGAGCTGGCCGCGCTGCGCTATCTCTGCGGCGGCCGGGGAAATCTCCGTGCCGCCCGGGCCACGCGGCGGGAATTGCCGCGCCCCGGCACGGTTCGCGGGCTCTTTACGAGCCGGAACACCCGGCTGCGCAACGCGATCCGGGCCGGTGTGGTCGGCCTCGTGCAGCGCGGGGTGCAGAACGACGTGGCGCTCGGCACCGTGCCGGACAGCGTCGAGCAGGACAGCGCGTGGATCCCGCCGGAGGCGCTCGCAGCCTCCGGCGCCCGGCCGGTCGGGCCGGCTGCGTTGCCCGCCGGAGCGTTGCGGGGGCTCAGCAGCCGCGGCTCCCGGCTGCAGCGTCCGGCCACGGTCGTCGCGGTCGCTCTGCCGGAGGCGCCCCCGCAAGAGTCCGAAGAGGACGGTGAAGCACCGGAGGTCGAAGCCCGGCCGACACCGGTGCCGCGTCCGGCGGAGCCGGCCGCCGAACCCGACCTGGTCTTCGTCGCGGTCGACCGCCGCCGGGTGCTCGCGGCCACCGTGTTCGCGCCGCCGTTCGTCCTGGTCGTCGTGCTCACCGCGCTGGCCTTGGTGATCAACCGCGGCCGGCTCGGCCTCGACTTGTGGGGCGGGCAGCTGCTGCCGGTCGGCGGGCTGGGCGAGATCTGGTCGACGTACTTGTCGTCGTGGCATCCGATCGCAGGCGGCACGGGTGCGCCGGCTCCCGCGACGCTGCCGGTGCTCGGCACCCTCGGGGCGATCTTCACGCCGATCGGTGGCCCGGCCGCGCTTGTCGCGATCCTGCTCATCGCCGACCTTCCGCTCGCCGGGCTCAGCGCGTACGTGGCCACGCGCAAGCTTCCGGTCCGCCGGTGGGTCCGCGCGGCCATCGCCGCGGCGTACGCGCTCCTGCCCGCCGCCACCGCTTCGGTCGCGCAAGGCCGGCTCGACGTCGTCGTGGTCCACATCGTGCTGCCACTGGTGGTAGCCGGGCTGGTGCGGCTGCTTACCCGGCCTGGCACCCGCTGGCTGCACGTCTCCGCGCTGTCCGCGTTCGGCGTCGCGCTGCTTGGCGCGTTCTCCCCGCTCGCGCACGGGCTCGCGTTGGTCGGCCTGCTCGTCGGGTTCATCGTGTTGCCCGCGCCGTCCGGGCTGGCCCGGCGGGTCGCCTCGGTCGGGATCGTGGTGATCCTGCCGCTGGTCCTGCTGCTGCCGTGGCCGACCGTGCTGCTGCGCCACCCCGAACTGCTCGTGCAGGGGCTCGGTGGCGCGTCCGCCCCGGCGTCCGCCGCGGATCTGGCCGGGCTCACTCCGGGCGGACCGGGCGCCTGGCCGATTGGGGTCGCGGTCCTCGCCGCCACGCTCGTCGCGCTGGTCGTCCGGCCACGCCGCGAGGTCGCCGGTGGGCTGGCGCTCGCGATACTCGGTGTCGTCGGCCTGTTCGTGGTCCGGCAGGTGCAGCTCACACCGTTGCAAGGTGGCACCCCTGCGGCCGGGTACGCGGGGGTGCCCCTGCTGTTCGTGGGTGCCGGGCTGCTCTGGACGATTCTCGCGACCTGGCAACGCGGCGGCCGCGCGGCCGTCCCCGCACCGTGGCTGCCGAAGGTGCTCGCGGTGGCCGGGACAGTGGTGGTGGTCGCCCTAGGCGTGGGCGCGGTGCTGTCCGGTGCCGAAGGGCCGCTGACCGCGCAGCCGCGCCCACAGCTGGCGTCGGCGGTCTCAGCGGGACGATCCGTGCTCGACCTCAGTACCGGCTACAGCCCTGTACGCCAGACCGGCGGTCGTCTCGCGCAGTTCGGCGACGACGAACTCGCTCCGGTCGCCGGTACGCCCGAACGGCTCGCCGGTTGGCGTCGTGACCTGGGACAAGGCGACGTCGCCACGCTACGGAGCACGTTGGCCGCCGCAGCCGCGTCCGGCGTGCAGTACGTGATCCTCCCGGCCGGCACCAACGCGGCCGCGTTCGCCGACGCCGCCCGCGACCTGACCGCGGTGGCCGCACCGATGTCGGACGGACGGCCGGTGCTGCGGCTGCTGCCGAACACCGGCGAAGTGGCGTTGATCTCGCCGGAGCTGGCGAAGAAGGCGGTGACCCGCGGCGGCGCGCCCGGCGTGAGCCCGGGCGTTTCCCCCGTCGACGCGCGGCTGCCGGACGTGCGCGTGCGAGCGTCGGAAGGGCCGACCGGACGGCTGCTCGTGGTCGCCGCCGAGCAGGAGGCCGGCTGGCAGGCGAGCGTGAACGGCAAGACAGTGCCGATCGTGCCCGCCTGGGGCCACCAGGTCGCGGTGTCCATACCTCCGCAGCCTTCGGAGATCTCCGTGACATTCCCGGGCACCGAACGCGGATTGCTCCTGCTTGTGCAGCTCGCCGCGGTGCTGTTCACCGCATTGACCGCGATCCCCGCCCGCCGCCGCGGCCCTGGTTCCGCTGCGCTCCCGGCTTAA
- a CDS encoding cation diffusion facilitator family transporter translates to MSAGGGSKAIIAALFANAGIAVAKFAGFLVTGSSSMLAESVHSVADTANQGLLLLGKKSAQRRATREHPFGFGRERYFYSFIVALLLFTLGAAFALYEGVHKVLEPEPLETPLVAVIILVVAICLESYSFATAISEAREIKGGVGWWRFIRQAKEPELPVVLLEDAGALAGLVLALAGVGLSVLTGDPVFDGLGTVAIGLLLGVIAVILIVEMKSLLIGEGATESELDTIVDELAAGKVERVIHIRTQYLGPDELLVAAKLALVPGLDTEQVATAIDDAETRVRAKLPVASLIYLEPDLDRTPR, encoded by the coding sequence GTGTCAGCTGGTGGGGGTAGCAAGGCGATCATCGCGGCGTTGTTCGCGAATGCCGGGATCGCGGTGGCCAAGTTCGCCGGGTTCCTGGTCACCGGGTCCTCTTCGATGCTGGCCGAGTCGGTGCACTCGGTGGCGGACACCGCCAACCAGGGGTTGCTGCTGCTGGGCAAGAAGTCCGCGCAGCGGCGGGCCACCCGCGAGCATCCGTTCGGGTTCGGGCGGGAGCGGTACTTCTACTCGTTCATCGTCGCGTTGCTGCTGTTCACGCTCGGTGCGGCGTTCGCGTTGTACGAGGGTGTCCACAAGGTGCTCGAACCGGAGCCGCTGGAGACGCCGCTGGTCGCGGTGATCATCCTGGTCGTCGCGATCTGCCTGGAGAGCTACAGTTTCGCCACCGCGATCAGCGAAGCGCGCGAGATCAAGGGCGGGGTCGGCTGGTGGCGGTTCATCCGGCAGGCCAAGGAACCCGAACTGCCGGTGGTGCTGCTGGAGGACGCCGGCGCGCTGGCCGGGCTGGTGCTCGCGCTGGCCGGGGTCGGCCTTTCGGTGCTCACCGGCGACCCGGTGTTCGACGGACTCGGCACCGTGGCGATCGGGCTGCTGCTCGGCGTGATCGCGGTGATCCTGATCGTGGAGATGAAGAGCCTGCTGATCGGCGAAGGCGCCACCGAGTCCGAACTGGACACCATCGTCGACGAGCTGGCCGCGGGCAAGGTCGAGCGGGTGATCCACATCCGCACCCAGTATCTCGGCCCGGACGAGCTGCTCGTGGCCGCCAAGCTCGCGCTGGTCCCCGGTCTCGACACCGAGCAGGTGGCCACCGCGATCGACGACGCGGAGACCCGGGTACGGGCGAAACTGCCGGTGGCCTCGTTGATCTACCTCGAGCCGGACCTCGATCGCACGCCCCGGTGA
- the manA gene encoding mannose-6-phosphate isomerase, class I codes for MELLRNAVRPYAWGSRTAIPQLQGRPVPAPHPEAELWMGAHPGDPSHVIGPDGTERNLLALVEADPVGQLGQRCAARWGGRLPFLLKILAAEEPLSMQAHPSAAQAAEGYAREEKLGIPRDAADRNYPDPTAKPELVCALTEFHALAGFRDPHRTIKLLKAIETPGLAKYTALLEAQPDPSGLRALFTTWITLPQPAFDELLPEVLDACVRHVADHGEFTVECRTILGLGETHPRDAGVLAALLLNRLTLRAGEAIYLPAGNLHLYLHGIAVEILANSDNILRCGLTPKHVDVPELLRVVDFSCGEMPVQHGESAGRRMAVYHTDAPEFELSRMDWAPDERTEVVLDSAGPQILLCTVGDLLVVAADGAQVELRQGQSVWLPAADPAVRVRPLSGVRTQLFRATAGAGEG; via the coding sequence GTGGAGCTGCTGCGCAACGCCGTACGGCCCTATGCTTGGGGATCGCGCACCGCGATCCCGCAGCTGCAGGGCCGTCCGGTACCTGCGCCGCACCCCGAGGCCGAGCTGTGGATGGGTGCGCACCCTGGCGATCCGTCCCACGTGATCGGTCCGGACGGTACCGAGCGGAACCTGCTCGCGCTCGTCGAGGCCGACCCGGTCGGCCAGCTCGGGCAGCGGTGTGCCGCGCGCTGGGGCGGCAGGCTGCCGTTCCTGCTGAAGATCCTGGCCGCCGAGGAACCCCTGTCCATGCAGGCGCACCCGTCGGCGGCGCAGGCCGCGGAGGGCTATGCGCGCGAGGAGAAGCTCGGCATCCCGCGGGACGCGGCCGACCGGAACTACCCGGATCCCACCGCGAAACCCGAGCTGGTCTGCGCGCTCACCGAGTTCCACGCGCTCGCCGGGTTCCGCGATCCGCACCGCACGATCAAGCTGCTCAAGGCGATCGAAACACCCGGGCTGGCCAAGTACACCGCCCTGCTGGAGGCACAGCCGGATCCCTCCGGGCTGCGCGCGTTGTTCACCACGTGGATCACGCTGCCCCAGCCGGCCTTCGACGAGCTGCTGCCGGAGGTGCTCGACGCCTGCGTGCGGCACGTGGCCGACCACGGCGAGTTCACCGTCGAATGCCGGACCATCCTGGGGCTGGGCGAGACGCACCCACGAGACGCCGGGGTGCTCGCCGCGCTGCTGCTCAACCGGCTGACCCTGCGCGCGGGCGAGGCGATCTACCTGCCTGCCGGGAACCTGCACCTGTACCTGCACGGTATTGCGGTGGAGATCCTGGCCAACTCGGACAACATCCTGCGCTGCGGTCTCACCCCGAAGCACGTGGACGTCCCCGAACTGCTCCGCGTGGTCGACTTCTCCTGCGGCGAAATGCCGGTGCAGCACGGCGAATCCGCCGGCCGCCGGATGGCGGTGTACCACACCGACGCCCCCGAGTTCGAGCTTTCCCGGATGGACTGGGCGCCGGACGAGCGCACCGAGGTGGTGCTCGATTCGGCGGGGCCGCAGATCCTGCTGTGCACGGTGGGGGATCTGCTGGTGGTGGCCGCCGACGGCGCACAGGTGGAGTTGCGTCAGGGGCAGTCTGTGTGGCTGCCCGCCGCCGATCCGGCGGTTCGGGTCCGTCCGCTCAGCGGGGTCCGGACCCAGCTTTTCCGGGCGACGGCGGGGGCCGGGGAGGGCTGA
- a CDS encoding helix-turn-helix domain-containing protein: MRTGELLAEARRAAELSQHELAQRAGTSRPTLSAYERGRKSPTLDTVTRLLAGAGFELALESRIVFHEQSAPGGRSISLPSALPRLPLAKAFASVVLPVELNWSEPDRRFDLAARADRARLYEIVLREGTGDHIIEYIDGALLIDLWDELVLPRDVRSGWETLVHNARHEHLT; this comes from the coding sequence ATGCGTACTGGTGAATTACTGGCGGAAGCACGCCGCGCGGCCGAACTGAGCCAGCACGAGCTGGCACAGCGAGCAGGCACCTCACGGCCGACGCTGTCCGCTTACGAACGAGGCAGGAAGTCCCCCACCCTCGACACCGTCACCCGGCTGCTGGCCGGCGCGGGGTTCGAGCTGGCGCTGGAATCCCGGATCGTTTTCCACGAGCAGTCCGCTCCCGGCGGTCGCTCGATCTCGCTTCCTTCCGCGCTACCCCGGCTTCCCCTGGCCAAGGCATTCGCATCGGTCGTCCTGCCGGTGGAGCTGAACTGGTCGGAACCGGATCGCCGGTTTGATCTCGCCGCGCGCGCGGACCGGGCGCGGCTCTACGAGATCGTGCTGAGAGAAGGTACCGGCGACCACATCATCGAGTACATCGACGGCGCGCTGCTGATCGATCTGTGGGATGAGCTCGTCCTTCCGCGCGACGTTCGCTCCGGATGGGAGACGCTCGTCCACAACGCCCGGCATGAGCACTTGACGTGA
- a CDS encoding DUF3499 domain-containing protein produces the protein MRSVRKCSRTGCLEPAVATLTYAYRDSTAVVGPLATASEPHSYDLCEAHALRLTVPKGWEVVRHEGTFAAPEQSADELTALAEAVREAGRSDRPAAPPEPESPSGRRGHLRVLPGRA, from the coding sequence GTGCGGAGCGTACGGAAATGTTCGCGAACGGGTTGCCTCGAGCCCGCAGTCGCCACGCTCACGTACGCCTATCGTGACTCCACCGCCGTCGTCGGTCCGCTGGCCACCGCCTCCGAACCCCATTCCTACGACCTGTGCGAGGCACACGCGCTGCGGCTGACCGTGCCGAAAGGCTGGGAAGTCGTCCGCCACGAAGGCACCTTCGCCGCTCCAGAGCAGTCGGCGGACGAGCTGACCGCGCTGGCCGAGGCCGTGCGCGAGGCCGGCCGCTCGGACCGGCCCGCCGCGCCACCCGAGCCGGAGAGCCCCTCCGGCAGACGCGGTCACCTGCGCGTGCTGCCCGGGCGCGCCTGA
- a CDS encoding Trm112 family protein — MALTLDAQLLEILACPSPDHAPLRPGTPDDAEAEALTCTSCGRVYPVRDGIPVLLLDEAVAPGTAGEPDDDHADSA; from the coding sequence ATGGCCCTCACGCTTGACGCACAGCTGCTCGAGATCCTCGCGTGCCCGTCGCCGGATCACGCGCCGCTGCGCCCGGGCACCCCGGACGACGCCGAGGCAGAGGCACTGACCTGCACCAGCTGTGGCCGGGTGTACCCGGTCCGTGACGGGATTCCCGTGCTGCTGCTCGACGAGGCGGTGGCACCCGGTACCGCCGGTGAGCCGGATGACGACCATGCCGACAGTGCTTGA